A part of Streptomyces sp. NBC_01235 genomic DNA contains:
- a CDS encoding iron-containing alcohol dehydrogenase family protein, which produces MSVLTRLIPSPVVVDIRPGALDDLVGVLADERISHSGKLAIAVSGGSGARLRERLTPALPGATWYEVGGGTIDDAVRLASDIKAGHYDAVVGLGGGKIIDCAKFAAARVGLSLVAVPTNLAHDGLCSPVATLDNDAGRGSYGVPTPIAVVIDLDVIREAPVRFVRAGIGDAVSNISAIADWELANRVKGEKIDGLAAAIARQAGEAVLRHPGGIGDTDFLQVLAEALVLSGIAMSVSGDSRPSSGACHEINHAFDLLFPKRAAAHGEQCGLGAAFAMYLRGAHEQSAHMAQVLRRHGLPVLPEEIGFTVDEFVRAVEFAPETRPGRYTILEHLDLKTEQIKDIYADYVKAIGS; this is translated from the coding sequence GTGTCAGTACTGACCCGGCTGATCCCGTCGCCGGTCGTCGTCGACATCCGCCCGGGTGCCCTCGACGATCTCGTCGGGGTCCTCGCCGACGAGCGCATCTCGCACTCGGGCAAGCTCGCGATCGCCGTCAGCGGCGGCTCGGGCGCCCGGCTGCGCGAGCGCCTCACCCCGGCCCTGCCCGGTGCCACCTGGTACGAGGTCGGCGGCGGCACCATCGACGACGCCGTCCGGCTGGCGAGCGACATAAAGGCCGGCCACTACGACGCGGTCGTGGGCCTCGGCGGCGGCAAGATCATCGACTGCGCCAAGTTCGCTGCGGCGCGCGTCGGCCTGTCCCTCGTCGCCGTACCGACGAACCTCGCGCACGACGGCCTGTGCTCGCCCGTCGCCACCCTCGACAACGACGCGGGCCGCGGTTCCTACGGGGTCCCGACTCCGATCGCGGTCGTCATCGATCTCGACGTCATCCGGGAGGCCCCGGTGCGGTTCGTGCGCGCCGGCATCGGCGACGCGGTGTCGAACATCTCGGCCATCGCCGACTGGGAGCTCGCCAACCGGGTCAAGGGCGAGAAGATCGACGGCCTCGCCGCCGCGATCGCCCGCCAGGCCGGCGAGGCGGTCCTCAGGCACCCGGGCGGCATCGGGGACACCGACTTCCTCCAGGTGCTGGCCGAGGCGCTGGTGCTCAGCGGCATCGCCATGTCGGTGTCGGGCGACTCCCGCCCGTCCTCCGGCGCGTGCCACGAGATCAACCACGCCTTCGACCTGCTCTTCCCCAAGCGGGCGGCCGCCCACGGCGAGCAGTGCGGACTCGGCGCGGCCTTCGCGATGTACCTGCGCGGAGCCCACGAGCAGTCGGCCCACATGGCCCAGGTGCTGCGCCGGCACGGACTGCCGGTCCTGCCCGAGGAGATCGGCTTCACGGTGGACGAGTTCGTCCGCGCCGTGGAGTTCGCTCCCGAGACCCGGCCCGGCCGCTACACGATCCTCGAACACCTCGACCTCAAGACCGAACAGATCAAGGACATCTACGCCGACTATGTCAAGGCCATCGGTAGCTGA
- the hpnC gene encoding squalene synthase HpnC: MTAPVAPPTGDPERGTLDKAADENFPVAPFFLPRAWRDDLTAVYGFARLVDDIGDGDLAPGGADAHLLGVPAVEAENRLLLLDAFEADLHRVFDGFDGAPRHPLLRRLQPTVRRRSLTPEPFLGLIAANRQDQLVTRYETYDDLLAYCELSANPVGRLVLAVTGTSTPERVRRSDAICTALQIVEHLQDVTEDLGRDRVYLPATDMKRFHVQEADLATKTAGASVRALVAYEAQRARDLLSEGAPLVGSVHGRLRLLLAGFVAGGRAAIRAIAAADYDVLPGPPKPGKLQLLREVGVTLRGEG, from the coding sequence ATGACGGCGCCTGTCGCGCCACCCACCGGCGACCCGGAGCGCGGCACGCTCGACAAGGCCGCCGACGAGAACTTCCCCGTGGCCCCGTTCTTTCTGCCCAGGGCCTGGCGCGACGACCTGACCGCCGTGTACGGCTTCGCCCGGCTCGTCGACGACATCGGCGACGGCGACCTCGCCCCGGGCGGCGCCGACGCCCACCTGCTCGGCGTGCCGGCCGTCGAGGCCGAGAACCGCCTGCTCCTGCTGGACGCCTTCGAGGCCGACCTGCATCGTGTTTTCGACGGGTTCGACGGCGCGCCCCGCCATCCCCTGCTGCGCCGCCTCCAGCCCACGGTCCGCCGCCGCTCGCTCACCCCCGAGCCCTTCCTCGGCCTGATCGCCGCCAACCGGCAGGACCAGCTCGTCACCCGCTACGAGACCTACGACGACCTCCTCGCCTACTGCGAACTGTCCGCCAACCCCGTCGGCCGTCTCGTCCTGGCCGTCACCGGCACCTCGACCCCCGAGCGCGTGCGCCGCTCCGACGCCATCTGTACCGCGCTGCAGATCGTCGAACACCTTCAGGACGTGACCGAGGACCTCGGTCGCGACCGCGTCTACCTGCCCGCCACGGACATGAAGCGCTTTCACGTCCAGGAGGCGGATCTCGCCACGAAAACCGCGGGCGCGTCGGTGCGCGCACTGGTCGCGTACGAAGCGCAACGCGCCCGCGATCTCCTGAGTGAAGGCGCCCCCCTGGTGGGTAGCGTCCACGGCAGGCTGAGACTGCTGCTCGCGGGGTTCGTGGCGGGGGGGAGGGCGGCGATCCGCGCGATCGCCGCCGCTGATTACGACGTACTTCCCGGCCCGCCCAAGCCCGGCAAGCTCCAGTTGCTGCGCGAGGTGGGCGTGACCCTGCGAGGAGAGGGGTGA
- the galE gene encoding UDP-glucose 4-epimerase GalE, with the protein MTWLITGGAGYIGAHVARAMTRAGERVVVLDDLSTGAAARLGPDVSLVKGSALDAGLVERVLAEHSVTGVVHLAAHKQVAESVARPTRYYRENVGGLATLLDAVAEGGVRRFLFSSSAAVYGNPDVDLITEDTPCAPVNPYGETKLAGEWLVRAAGQAHGITTTCLRYFNVAGAAAPELADTGVFNIVPMVFDRLTRGEAPRIFGDDYPTPDGTCVRDYIHVADLAEAHLAAARRLTAPDAAGDLTVNIGRGEGVSVRELVTLIGEVTGDTRPAVVEGRRPGDAPRAVASAELAARELGWTARRDVREMVDSAWRGWRLHHS; encoded by the coding sequence ATGACGTGGCTGATCACCGGCGGAGCCGGATACATAGGGGCGCATGTGGCACGGGCCATGACCCGGGCCGGGGAGCGCGTCGTCGTCCTGGACGACCTCTCCACGGGCGCCGCCGCGCGGCTCGGGCCGGACGTGTCGCTCGTGAAGGGCTCGGCCCTCGACGCCGGCCTGGTCGAGCGGGTCCTCGCCGAGCACTCCGTGACGGGCGTGGTGCACCTGGCCGCCCACAAGCAGGTCGCCGAGTCCGTGGCGCGGCCCACCCGCTACTACCGGGAGAACGTGGGCGGTCTGGCCACCCTCCTCGACGCGGTCGCCGAAGGCGGGGTGCGACGGTTCCTCTTCTCCTCCTCCGCGGCCGTCTACGGCAACCCGGACGTGGACCTCATCACGGAGGACACCCCGTGCGCCCCGGTGAACCCGTACGGCGAGACCAAGCTCGCCGGGGAGTGGCTGGTCCGGGCGGCGGGGCAGGCGCACGGCATCACGACGACGTGCCTGCGGTACTTCAACGTGGCCGGGGCGGCGGCGCCGGAACTGGCCGACACCGGCGTCTTCAACATCGTCCCGATGGTCTTCGACCGGCTCACCCGGGGCGAGGCCCCGCGGATCTTCGGCGACGACTACCCGACGCCGGACGGCACCTGCGTCCGTGACTACATCCACGTCGCCGACCTGGCCGAGGCGCATCTGGCGGCGGCCCGGCGGCTGACGGCGCCGGACGCGGCGGGCGATCTGACGGTGAACATCGGCCGGGGCGAGGGCGTCTCGGTACGCGAGCTGGTCACCCTCATCGGCGAGGTCACCGGCGACACCCGGCCGGCGGTCGTCGAGGGGCGCAGGCCCGGGGACGCGCCGCGCGCCGTGGCCTCGGCGGAGCTGGCCGCCCGCGAACTGGGGTGGACGGCCCGGCGGGACGTGCGCGAGATGGTCGACTCGGCGTGGCGGGGCTGGCGGCTGCACCACTCCTGA
- a CDS encoding glycosyltransferase family 2 protein, translating into MGNRPDELRALLDSVAKQDGDRVEVVVVGNGSPVPDVPEGVRTVELPDNLGIPGGRNVGIEAFGPSGRDVDVLLFLDDDGLLAHHDTAELCRRAFDADPKLGIISFRIADPDTGVTQRRHVPRLRASDPMRSSRVTTFLGGANAVRTKVFAEVGGLPDEFFYAHEETDLAWRALDAGWMIDYRSDMVLYHPTTAPSRHAVYHRMVARNRVWLARRNLPAPLVPVYLGVWLLLTLARRPSGSALKAWFGGFREGWNTPCGPRRPMKWRTVWRLTRLGRPPVI; encoded by the coding sequence ATGGGCAACCGCCCCGACGAGCTGAGAGCCCTGCTCGACTCGGTCGCCAAGCAGGACGGTGACCGGGTCGAGGTGGTCGTGGTCGGCAACGGCTCGCCCGTCCCGGACGTCCCCGAGGGCGTGCGCACGGTCGAACTGCCCGACAACCTCGGCATCCCCGGCGGCCGCAACGTCGGCATCGAGGCCTTCGGCCCCAGCGGCCGTGACGTCGACGTCCTGCTGTTCCTGGACGACGACGGCCTCCTCGCCCACCACGACACGGCCGAGCTGTGCCGCCGGGCCTTCGACGCCGATCCGAAGCTGGGCATCATCAGCTTCCGGATCGCCGACCCGGACACCGGTGTCACCCAGCGCCGCCACGTACCCCGGCTGCGCGCCTCCGACCCGATGCGCTCCTCGCGGGTCACCACCTTTCTCGGCGGCGCCAACGCCGTCCGCACGAAGGTCTTCGCGGAGGTCGGCGGACTCCCGGACGAGTTCTTCTACGCCCACGAGGAGACCGACCTGGCCTGGCGGGCCCTCGACGCCGGTTGGATGATCGACTACCGGTCCGACATGGTGCTGTACCACCCGACGACCGCCCCCTCGCGGCACGCCGTGTACCACCGCATGGTCGCCCGCAACCGCGTCTGGCTGGCCCGCCGCAACCTTCCCGCCCCGCTGGTCCCGGTCTACCTCGGCGTCTGGCTGCTGCTCACGCTGGCGCGCCGCCCCTCGGGCTCCGCGCTGAAGGCCTGGTTCGGCGGTTTCCGGGAAGGCTGGAACACTCCGTGCGGACCGCGCAGGCCCATGAAGTGGCGCACGGTCTGGCGGCTGACCCGACTGGGCCGGCCCCCGGTGATCTGA
- a CDS encoding DUF5941 domain-containing protein encodes MPTAILTGSPVPGSSIEGDLRSLGFDVRTASDAGDAETLLAAVPGDQRVAVVDARFVGHEHALRLGLTDPRFPLAAIPGAVTAQPAGRQALTRAMARENSASGGTVLAVGSLADRVVTALDADGVDVHRPELGSLVAEVPADPQARNEARQAVAAVDDEAVRLKSAVKARDGFFTTFFISPYSRYVARWCARRGLTPNQVTTASLITALIAAACAATGTRGGFVAAGVLLIASFVLDCTDGQLARYSLQYSTLGAWLDATFDRAKEYAYYAGLALGAARGGDDVWALALGAMVLQTCRHVVDFSFNEANHDATANTSPTAALSDKLDSVGWTVWVRRMIVLPIGERWAMIAVLTAATTPRITFYALLIGCAFAATYTTAGRVLRSLTRKARRTDRAAQALADLADNGPLTELLVRFLPGPPRVTGPLSAAVGGVMVTLGAWLWGPSWWVVLMAGAYVLLSAEAVAHPLKGALDWLIPPFFRAAEYGTVLILAAKADVNGALPAAFGLVAAVAYHHYDTVYRIRGNAGAPPAWLVRAIGGQDGRTLLVAVLAALLTASQFPVALAVLAVAVAVVVLMESIRFWVAAHKGGAPAVHDEGEPA; translated from the coding sequence TTGCCGACCGCCATCCTCACCGGCTCGCCGGTCCCCGGATCGTCGATCGAGGGCGACCTGCGGTCCCTCGGCTTCGACGTGCGGACCGCCTCCGACGCCGGTGACGCCGAGACCCTCCTCGCGGCCGTCCCCGGTGACCAGCGCGTCGCCGTGGTGGACGCCCGCTTCGTGGGCCACGAGCACGCGCTGCGCCTCGGCCTCACCGACCCCCGCTTCCCGCTCGCCGCGATCCCGGGCGCGGTGACCGCCCAGCCGGCCGGCCGCCAGGCCCTGACCCGGGCGATGGCCCGGGAGAACTCCGCGAGCGGTGGCACCGTACTCGCCGTCGGCAGCCTCGCCGACCGCGTCGTCACCGCCCTCGACGCCGACGGCGTCGACGTGCACCGCCCCGAGCTGGGCAGCCTGGTCGCGGAGGTCCCCGCCGACCCGCAGGCCCGCAACGAGGCACGGCAGGCCGTCGCCGCCGTCGACGACGAGGCCGTCCGCCTGAAGTCGGCCGTGAAGGCCCGCGACGGCTTCTTCACCACCTTCTTCATCAGCCCGTACTCGCGCTACGTCGCGCGCTGGTGCGCCCGCCGTGGCCTCACCCCGAACCAGGTCACCACCGCCTCGCTGATCACCGCGCTGATCGCGGCGGCCTGCGCGGCCACCGGCACCCGGGGCGGGTTCGTCGCGGCGGGCGTGCTGCTGATCGCGTCCTTCGTCCTGGACTGCACCGACGGCCAGCTCGCCCGCTACTCCCTGCAGTACTCCACGCTCGGCGCCTGGCTCGACGCCACCTTCGACCGTGCCAAGGAGTACGCCTACTACGCCGGCCTCGCGCTCGGAGCGGCCCGCGGCGGCGACGACGTATGGGCCCTCGCCCTGGGCGCCATGGTCCTGCAGACCTGCCGACACGTCGTGGACTTCTCCTTCAACGAGGCCAACCACGACGCCACCGCCAACACCAGCCCCACCGCCGCCCTCTCCGACAAGCTCGACAGCGTCGGCTGGACGGTCTGGGTGCGCCGGATGATAGTGCTGCCCATCGGCGAACGATGGGCCATGATCGCCGTCCTCACCGCGGCCACCACCCCCCGCATCACCTTCTACGCGCTCCTCATCGGCTGCGCCTTCGCGGCGACCTACACCACGGCGGGGCGTGTGCTGCGCTCGCTGACCCGCAAGGCCAGGCGCACGGACCGGGCGGCCCAGGCGCTGGCGGACCTCGCGGACAACGGGCCCCTGACCGAGTTGCTCGTGCGGTTCCTGCCGGGCCCGCCCCGTGTCACGGGGCCGCTCAGCGCCGCCGTCGGTGGCGTCATGGTGACGCTCGGGGCCTGGCTGTGGGGACCGAGCTGGTGGGTCGTGCTGATGGCCGGCGCCTATGTCCTGCTGTCCGCCGAAGCCGTCGCCCACCCCCTCAAGGGCGCCCTCGACTGGCTGATCCCCCCCTTCTTCCGTGCCGCCGAGTACGGCACCGTGCTGATCCTGGCGGCCAAGGCGGACGTGAACGGGGCGCTTCCCGCCGCTTTCGGTCTGGTTGCCGCCGTCGCCTACCATCACTACGACACGGTGTACCGCATCCGCGGCAATGCCGGAGCGCCGCCGGCCTGGCTGGTGCGCGCCATCGGGGGGCAGGACGGGCGGACGCTGCTCGTGGCCGTGCTGGCCGCGCTGCTCACCGCCTCGCAGTTCCCGGTCGCGCTCGCGGTCCTCGCCGTGGCCGTCGCCGTGGTGGTGCTCATGGAGAGCATCCGCTTCTGGGTGGCTGCCCACAAGGGCGGCGCTCCCGCCGTACACGATGAAGGAGAACCCGCATGA
- a CDS encoding ABC transporter permease has protein sequence MSETTHDVGGLVSALPSPDEGLTAAQLAARYGLAVSGARPPLREYVRQLWGRRHFILAFSQAKVAAQYSQAKLGQLWQVATPLLNAAVYFMIFGVLLDASRGMSKEVYIPFLVTGVFVFTFTQTSVMSGVRAISGNLGLVRALHFPRASLPISFALQQLQQLLYSMLVLFLVVIGMGSYPDLSWALIVPVLALQFCFNTGLALVFARAGAKTPDLAQLMPFVMRTWMYASGVMFSIPVFLADKPQWAASILQWNPAAIYMDLMRFALIEEYGAENLPDHVWAVAGGWAALLAVGGFVYFWRAEERYGRG, from the coding sequence GTGAGTGAGACAACGCATGACGTCGGAGGCCTGGTGAGTGCGCTTCCGTCGCCCGACGAAGGCCTCACGGCGGCGCAGCTCGCGGCCAGGTACGGGCTGGCCGTGAGCGGTGCACGCCCCCCGCTGCGGGAGTACGTCCGCCAGCTCTGGGGGCGCCGCCACTTCATCCTGGCGTTCTCCCAGGCGAAGGTGGCCGCGCAGTACAGCCAGGCCAAGCTCGGCCAGCTGTGGCAGGTGGCCACTCCGCTGCTGAACGCGGCGGTGTACTTCATGATCTTCGGCGTGCTGCTCGACGCCAGCAGGGGAATGTCCAAGGAGGTCTACATCCCCTTCCTGGTCACGGGCGTCTTCGTGTTCACCTTCACGCAGACCTCGGTGATGAGCGGTGTCCGCGCGATCTCCGGCAACCTCGGACTGGTCCGCGCCCTGCACTTCCCGCGCGCCTCGCTGCCGATCTCCTTCGCCCTCCAGCAGCTCCAGCAGCTGCTGTACTCGATGCTCGTGCTGTTCCTGGTGGTCATCGGCATGGGCAGCTACCCGGACCTGTCCTGGGCGCTGATCGTCCCGGTGCTCGCCCTGCAGTTCTGCTTCAACACCGGCCTGGCGCTGGTCTTCGCCCGGGCCGGCGCGAAGACCCCGGACCTGGCGCAGCTGATGCCGTTCGTGATGCGGACGTGGATGTACGCCTCCGGCGTGATGTTCTCCATCCCGGTCTTCCTCGCGGACAAGCCGCAGTGGGCGGCGAGCATCCTCCAGTGGAACCCGGCCGCCATCTACATGGACCTGATGCGCTTCGCGCTCATCGAGGAGTACGGCGCCGAGAACCTGCCCGACCACGTCTGGGCCGTCGCGGGCGGCTGGGCCGCGCTGCTCGCCGTCGGCGGCTTCGTGTACTTCTGGAGGGCGGAGGAGAGGTACGGCCGTGGTTGA
- a CDS encoding ABC transporter ATP-binding protein encodes MVEPLQGQRTGQRVPTVIADKVHIVYRVHGAKAAKGSATAALSRIVKRGGEERGVRKVHAVRGVSFVAHRGEAIGLIGSNGSGKSTLLRAIAGLLPPESGRVYTDGQPSLLGVNAALMNDLTGERNVTLGGLAMGMSREQIKQRYQEIVDFSGINEKGDFISLPMRTYSSGMQARLRFSIAAAKDHDVLMIDEALATGDAKFRGRSEERIRELRRQAGTVFLVSHSNKSIRDTCDRVLWLERGELRLDGPTDEVLKEYEKFSAR; translated from the coding sequence GTGGTTGAGCCACTCCAGGGGCAGCGCACGGGACAGCGGGTCCCGACCGTCATCGCCGACAAGGTCCACATCGTCTACCGGGTCCACGGTGCCAAGGCCGCCAAGGGAAGCGCCACGGCGGCCCTCAGCCGGATCGTCAAGCGCGGCGGCGAGGAACGCGGTGTGCGCAAGGTGCACGCGGTGCGGGGCGTCTCCTTCGTCGCCCACCGCGGCGAGGCCATCGGCCTGATCGGCTCCAACGGCTCCGGCAAGTCCACGCTGCTGCGTGCCATCGCCGGCCTGCTCCCACCGGAGAGCGGCAGGGTCTACACCGACGGCCAGCCCTCGCTGCTCGGCGTCAACGCGGCCCTGATGAACGACCTCACCGGCGAGCGCAACGTCACCCTCGGCGGCCTGGCCATGGGCATGTCCCGTGAGCAGATCAAGCAGCGCTACCAGGAGATCGTCGACTTCTCCGGCATCAACGAGAAGGGCGACTTCATCTCCCTGCCGATGCGCACCTACTCCTCCGGCATGCAGGCCCGGCTGCGCTTCTCGATCGCCGCCGCCAAGGACCACGACGTCCTGATGATCGACGAGGCGCTGGCCACCGGCGACGCGAAGTTCCGGGGGCGCTCCGAGGAACGCATCCGGGAGCTGCGCCGGCAGGCCGGTACGGTGTTCCTGGTCAGCCACAGCAACAAGTCGATCAGGGACACCTGCGACCGCGTGCTGTGGCTGGAACGCGGCGAACTGCGCCTGGACGGCCCGACCGACGAGGTCCTCAAGGAGTACGAGAAGTTCTCGGCCAGGTAG
- a CDS encoding cation diffusion facilitator family transporter — protein MGAGHDHGHTHAPTTGTAAAAYRGRLRVTLSITLGVMVVEIIGGVLADSLALIADAAHMATDALGLGMALLAIHFAGRPPSATRTFGLARAEILAALANCLLLLGVGGYVLYEAVQRFFTPAATEGGLMIWFGAIGLVANMISLTLLMRGQAESLNVRGAFLEVAADALGSVAVLISAVVILTTGWLTADPIASLVIGLMIVPRTVKLLRETLDVLLESAPKDVDMAQVRSHILALDGVEDVHDLHAWTITSGMPVLSAHVVVRSDVLNAIGHEKLLHELQGCLGHHFDVEHCTFQLEPSGHAEHEARLCH, from the coding sequence ATGGGGGCTGGGCACGACCACGGCCACACGCACGCGCCGACCACCGGCACGGCCGCCGCGGCGTACCGCGGCAGACTGCGCGTGACGCTGTCGATCACGCTCGGCGTCATGGTGGTCGAGATCATCGGCGGGGTGCTCGCCGACTCCCTCGCGCTGATCGCGGACGCGGCCCACATGGCGACGGACGCGCTGGGCCTGGGCATGGCGCTGCTCGCCATCCACTTCGCGGGCCGGCCGCCGAGCGCGACCCGCACCTTCGGGCTGGCCCGCGCCGAGATACTGGCGGCCCTCGCCAACTGTCTGCTGCTGCTCGGTGTGGGCGGCTACGTCCTGTACGAGGCGGTCCAGCGGTTCTTCACGCCGGCCGCCACCGAGGGCGGGCTGATGATCTGGTTCGGCGCGATCGGCCTGGTCGCGAACATGATCTCGCTCACGCTGCTGATGCGCGGCCAGGCGGAGAGCCTGAACGTGCGCGGGGCGTTCCTGGAGGTGGCAGCGGACGCGCTGGGCTCGGTGGCGGTGCTGATCTCGGCGGTGGTGATCCTCACCACCGGCTGGCTGACCGCCGACCCGATCGCCTCGCTCGTCATCGGCCTGATGATCGTGCCGAGGACGGTGAAGCTGCTGCGCGAGACCCTCGACGTGCTGCTGGAGTCGGCCCCCAAGGACGTCGACATGGCGCAGGTGCGGTCCCACATCCTCGCTCTGGACGGGGTGGAGGACGTCCACGATCTGCACGCCTGGACGATCACCTCCGGCATGCCGGTGCTGTCGGCGCACGTGGTGGTGCGCTCGGACGTGCTGAACGCGATCGGCCACGAGAAGCTGCTGCACGAGCTCCAGGGCTGCCTGGGGCACCACTTCGACGTGGAGCACTGCACCTTCCAGCTGGAGCCGAGCGGGCACGCGGAGCACGAGGCGCGGCTCTGTCACTGA
- a CDS encoding CDP-alcohol phosphatidyltransferase family protein: MSRPSVAELRPVVHPPGVKDRRSGEHWMGRLYMREVSLRVDRYLVDTRVTPNQLTYLMTVFGVLAAPALLVPGITGAVLGVVCVQMYLLLDCVDGEVARWKKQYSLGGVYLDRVGAYLTDAAVLVGFGLRAADLWGSGRIDWLWAFLGTLAALGAILIKAETDLVGVARHQGGLPPVKESASEPRSSGMALARRAASALKFHRLILGIEASLLILVLAVVDQVRGDLFFTRLGVAVLAGIALLQTLLHLVSILVSSRLK, from the coding sequence ATGTCAAGGCCATCGGTAGCTGAACTCAGACCGGTCGTCCACCCTCCGGGGGTGAAGGACCGGCGCAGCGGTGAGCACTGGATGGGACGCCTCTACATGCGTGAGGTGTCCCTGCGGGTCGACCGCTACCTGGTCGACACCAGGGTCACGCCCAACCAGCTCACGTACCTGATGACCGTCTTCGGAGTACTGGCGGCCCCGGCCCTGCTGGTGCCGGGGATCACGGGTGCCGTGCTCGGCGTGGTGTGCGTCCAGATGTACCTGCTGCTGGACTGCGTGGACGGCGAGGTCGCCCGCTGGAAGAAGCAGTACTCGCTCGGCGGGGTCTACCTGGACCGGGTCGGGGCGTATCTCACCGACGCCGCCGTCCTGGTCGGCTTCGGGCTGCGCGCCGCCGACCTGTGGGGCAGCGGCCGGATCGACTGGCTGTGGGCCTTCCTCGGCACGCTGGCCGCGCTCGGCGCGATCCTGATCAAGGCCGAGACCGACCTCGTCGGCGTCGCCCGCCACCAGGGCGGCCTGCCGCCGGTCAAGGAGTCGGCGTCCGAACCGCGTTCCTCCGGCATGGCGCTGGCCCGCCGGGCCGCCTCGGCGCTCAAGTTCCACCGGCTGATCCTCGGCATCGAGGCGTCCCTGCTGATCCTGGTCCTGGCGGTCGTCGACCAGGTGCGCGGCGACCTGTTCTTCACCCGGCTCGGCGTCGCCGTACTGGCCGGCATCGCGCTGCTGCAGACTCTGCTGCACCTGGTGTCCATCCTCGTGTCGAGCAGGCTGAAGTGA
- a CDS encoding phosphocholine cytidylyltransferase family protein gives MIGLVLAAGAGRRLRPYTDSLPKALVPVGPAGIEGEPTVLDLTLGNFAEIGLTEVAVIVGYRKEAVYERKAALEAKYGLKLTLIDNDKAEEWNNAYSLWCGRDALKDGVILANGDTVHPVSVEKTLLAARGDGRQIILAIDTVKSLADEEMKVVVDPDMGVQRITKLMDPAEATGEYIGVTLIEGDAAPELAEALKTVWEADPQQFYEHGYQELVNGGFRIDVAPIGDVKWVEIDNHDDLARGREIACQY, from the coding sequence ATGATCGGCCTCGTGCTGGCGGCCGGCGCCGGACGCCGTCTGCGCCCCTACACCGACAGCCTGCCCAAGGCACTGGTGCCGGTGGGGCCCGCGGGCATAGAGGGCGAACCCACGGTCCTGGACCTGACGCTCGGCAACTTCGCCGAGATCGGTCTGACCGAGGTCGCGGTCATCGTCGGCTACCGCAAGGAGGCCGTGTACGAGCGCAAGGCGGCCCTGGAGGCGAAGTACGGCCTCAAGCTGACCCTCATCGACAACGACAAGGCCGAGGAGTGGAACAACGCCTACTCCCTGTGGTGCGGCCGTGACGCCCTCAAGGACGGTGTGATCCTCGCCAACGGCGACACCGTGCACCCGGTCTCCGTCGAGAAGACGCTGCTGGCCGCCCGCGGCGACGGCAGGCAGATCATCCTCGCGATCGACACCGTGAAGTCCCTCGCGGACGAGGAGATGAAGGTCGTCGTCGACCCCGACATGGGTGTCCAGAGGATCACCAAGCTGATGGACCCGGCCGAGGCCACCGGCGAGTACATCGGTGTCACCCTCATCGAGGGCGACGCCGCCCCCGAGCTGGCCGAGGCGCTCAAGACCGTGTGGGAGGCCGACCCGCAGCAGTTCTACGAGCACGGCTACCAGGAGCTCGTCAACGGAGGCTTCCGCATCGACGTGGCGCCGATCGGCGACGTCAAGTGGGTCGAGATCGACAACCACGACGATCTCGCCCGTGGACGGGAGATCGCGTGTCAGTACTGA